Part of the Candidatus Protochlamydia phocaeensis genome is shown below.
GCCTTTTTGTGCAAATTAAGAATAGAGGAAAAACCAATCACACGAGCTTGTCGAATGGGAAGGCGATTTTAGCTGCCGGCAGCTTTAAAGTAAAAGAAGGACGAATTACAGAAATTGACACTTTCAGCGGGCATTATAAACCGACTAAAGTCCAGTTAGTGACGCTGCTTGAATGTCTTAAGAAAGCTCAAGTTGATATTAATGCCATCAAGCTGACTTACGTAGATAATTATCAAGTTCAGCCTTGGATAATTAAGGAAGTCATGCCGGGCCAGGTCGAGCAATGGCTTGAGCAGCACTCTTCTCTTACTTAGCTCTTCTTGTCGTCTCCAATAAGGCTAAGTTAAATTATTTTAATGCTCTTTAAATAAAGCATCTAATTTAAAGAGTCTTGAATTTTCAATTAATTATTGCTATTCTGATGAATAATCAATTCTTAAAGGAAAGGTACGCCCTAAGAGGGTGTTCACAAAACCTTCATTCTTGCCAGCATTAGCCTAGACATACTTAGATAAATAAAACTTTCGCTACTACTAGTTCTGTATTCATAGTCTTTACTTAATCTTCTATATCTGCCAATCCAAGCAAATGTACGCTCAACAACCCATCTTCTTGGTAGAACTTTAAATTGCTTATCTGTTCTCTTGATAACCTGAATATTAATTCCATATTGTTTAGCATATCCAAACGCATCTTGATAGCCGGCATCTAGCCAAATAAGCTTAACTTTCCTTCTGGGGTTTTTCCAGCTATCTAAAATCCCAAAAAATCCCTCTTGATCACTCAAACTAGCCGATGTAACAAACGCCTTAATTAAAAGTCCTTGAGTGTCAACCAATATATGACGTTTTCTTCCTTTGACTTTCTTTGCCGCATCATAGCCTTTAATACCCCTTTTTCTGTTGTCTTTACAGATTGGCTATCCGCTATAGCTGCTGAGGAACTCTCTTTTCGATCTAAAGCTTTACGCAGCGTTTGCCTTAAAAAGGCATTCATCTTTTCAAAAAGACCAGCTTTTTTCCATCGATCATATTGAACATACACAGCCCTCCAAGGAGGAAAGTCATGAGGTAAATGCCTCCATTGACACCCTGTTCGCAATACATAAAAAATCG
Proteins encoded:
- a CDS encoding IS5 family transposase (programmed frameshift), with the translated sequence MRKKYPDDLTDQEWQVIEPLFRRENIKRGRPLKYDRREILNAIFYVLRTGCQWRHLPHDFPPWRAVYVQYDRWKKAGLFEKMNAFLRQTLRKALDRKESSSAAIADSQSVKTTEKGVLKAMMPAKKVKGRKRHILVDTQGLLIKAFVTSASLSDQEGFFGILDSWKNPRRKVKLIWLDAGYQDAFGYAKQYGINIQVIKRTDKQFKVLPRRWVVERTFAWIGRYRRLSKDYEYRTSSSESFIYLSMSRLMLARMKVL